In one Anaerolineales bacterium genomic region, the following are encoded:
- a CDS encoding chitin deacetylase family protein, protein MLFFVILSVMVLCGLVVVVLTQPKWLFSTLNGKTRGVLYSVETSKPVIALTIDDGPDAKQTPKILEVLSQYDSHATFFLIASRVPGNEDVVQQILQSGNEIGNHMMMDEPSILLEQDEFERRLLEADETLSVFGETVWMRPGSGFYSTAMIEIADKHGYRIALGSIYPYDPQIGSAWVSANYVLWKARPGSIIVLHDYGKRGERTVEALQVILPELATRGYEVITLSELVELGINS, encoded by the coding sequence ATGCTTTTTTTCGTGATCCTCTCGGTGATGGTGTTGTGTGGTCTGGTCGTCGTGGTATTGACGCAACCCAAGTGGCTCTTTTCGACTTTGAACGGCAAGACGCGCGGCGTTCTATACTCTGTCGAAACGAGTAAGCCGGTGATCGCCTTGACCATCGATGACGGGCCGGACGCAAAGCAAACCCCAAAAATTCTTGAGGTTCTTTCACAATACGATTCGCACGCGACCTTTTTTCTGATTGCCAGTCGTGTTCCGGGCAACGAAGACGTCGTACAGCAGATCCTTCAATCAGGGAACGAGATCGGCAATCATATGATGATGGACGAACCCAGCATTCTACTCGAGCAGGATGAATTCGAGCGGCGTTTGCTGGAGGCCGACGAAACACTTTCAGTATTCGGTGAAACCGTGTGGATGCGGCCCGGATCGGGTTTTTACAGTACTGCGATGATCGAAATCGCGGATAAACACGGCTACCGGATTGCCCTGGGTTCGATCTATCCCTACGATCCACAAATCGGTTCTGCGTGGGTATCGGCCAATTACGTGCTGTGGAAAGCTAGACCTGGGTCGATCATCGTACTGCATGATTACGGCAAGCGCGGGGAACGCACGGTGGAAGCTTTACAAGTTATTCTTCCCGAACTCGCCACGCGCGGCTATGAAGTGATCACGCTTTCGGAACTCGTCGAGTTGGGCATCAATTCGTGA